Genomic segment of Psychrobacter sanguinis:
TTAGGGTATTTATAAGTTTTCCAGTAAATTCAGATAAGTAAGCTCAAATGGAGAGGTTCAGATAGAGAGGGTAACGTGGAATAATATTTTTAAGCCCTCAATCTAGGTAATAAACTAGGGTCAATAGGACGAAGCTTAATCTTCGAGTTAGGTGTCCATACTAAGTCATTGTGTTCGATGGCTATCTGATAAGCCCAACTACTAATAGTTTCAGAGCGTTATTGATTACTAATGAAGCCCATTGATTTAGTTTCGTTGGCAATTTGACCACCATACCTTTGATTTCTAGACAGCCACTGTTCATAAAAGCGTTCTTCTGCTAGGTAATCGCGCTTATTGTTATTACATTTGTTATCTGCCAATACAAAGTTATGAGTAGTATCTATCGGGTATTTTGACCAAGGAATAAAATGATCGACTTGTTGGTGATTCTTAAGTAGCTTATGACAATAAAAACACTGTCCTTGTTGAATGTCGTACAGAATTGGCACCAACGCTCCCAGATTCTGTCGAGGCTGGTCAAATAAAAATCCTTGTAAATCAATATCATCACTAAATAAGTCTTTGTTATTACGGTTGTTACGCACAAAGTCTGCCCAATACTGTTGGCAAAGTTTGAGTACGATTTGATTAAATCTTGAGAAGCAGTAGGTAATACCTGGTTTAAGGGTTACCAAGTCATTATCAAAATTGTATAAAAAATCACGTTCAATCTTCTGATCGGCTAATTGCAATCTTTCTATAGGATTGTCTTTAAGGATTCTAACAATTTGATTGATTGCTCTATTCCATGCTTTAGGATTAACTTTTTGGGCTTTTAATAAGCTTGAGGAGGAATTTTTTTGAAGTTCAAGAATACTATTAATGACTTTGATTTGACCTCTATTAACAGTTTGACTGAGTACTGAACTTGAATCTTCTGCTGAAAATGGCATGGTTTGACGCCAGTACAAAGCGATGAATTGTTCGGCTATCTGCTCATACGAGAGTGTCAAACTTCTTTGGTCACTAATACCGGATTCAATAGATAAGTTAGATAAGGCAATAATTAGTGCAAACTTATAAGTGGTGTTATAAGAACTAGATTCTAATAGCCATTGAAGATTTCTTAGGAAATCTATTTGAAAGTCGGCAGAAGGAGCAGTTAAGGGACTCAAGTGATTTGGATGGCCCATAATATTATCTATCTCACAAAATCGCTTTCTTATTTATATTAACCTTCAAACGCATGCTCTACTTTCAATAAACACAGGCTGCTTTCAATAAAATGATATTACTATAAACATCTATTGTGAGGTAGGGAATACCTAGATATGATGATTAAAATATAAATTATAAACGCTAAATAGCACAACGCTCAGACAACTTTAAGTTTGTCCGAGCGTTAGAGTAAAACCGATCTGAACTAATAACGAATGGGATACGAGCTAAGTTATTATCTCAGAAGATGATTACTGGGCTTTAACCACATCCCAAGTACCAAATTTACCGTCACCATTTTTATCGCCTGGCTTAGTATCATTGGCATAGAAATATAAAGGTTTGCCATTCATTGCCCACTGATATTTTCCATCATCACGTTTAATGGTAGTAAATTTACCGTTTGTGGTTGAGGCTTTAGGTGCCAAAAATGCAGGCCAAGCAACAAGACATGCCTTGCCACAATTTGATTTATTTGGTTCGTCTTTATCATAAGTATAAAGCGTCATATGGTTGGTCGAATCAACCAATACGCCATTCATCTTAGTCACAGGTGCTGAGTTGTTTTGCATAGCGTGAACATCATGCGTGCCTGATGAGTCTTCGCCAGCTACGTTTTTTAAAGTAGTACAACCCGAAAAAGCCATCGTGCCAGCGATCACAGAGGTAATTAATAAAGCTTTCATGATTTTATCCTTAGTTAAATTAGAATCGTCCTATATCTTATAAATGCCGGCATTAAGAATTGAACAGTCAATTTTTTAATACTTTATTGGAAAAACACCAAAAGGCTTTAATGATTTGATAATAGAGGGTTTCGCGTTAAGAAACCGTTAAGGTGATGTAAAGTTTTTTTATACTTTATCGCATATCGGTTCTTTATTTAAAACAGTGACTAAAATTCTTTTAATATTGTAACCGGTGAATATTATTAAATAACTGTCGAATAAACTACTAAATAGCCTTTCGACCCTCAACAATAATGTTTAAAAAAGGAATAAAAATGTGCTCAAACTTCGAACCTGCCAGCCCCAAGCAAATAGAATCTATCGTTAATCAGCAGCTAGAGCTGGATTTCAACTATAAAAAGCGGGTTTATCCCAAAGACTTCTGTCCTATTTTGATTCCTACCGTAGATGGGGTGAAAGTGGTCAAGGGTCATTTTGGGCTTAGCCCCAAATGGGCGAGTAATCCAGTGGATTATGCCACTTACAATGCGCGACTTGAGTCGATAGAAGATAAAAAGACCTTCAAACCTGCCTACACTCACAATCAGTTTTGCTTAGTACCCATGAGTGCCTTTATGGAGCCATATTATCCTAGTGGCGATAGCGATAATAACGAATGGCAACGGATTTATCAGACCAACGGGGAGCCATTTACCATCGCCGGCATGTACGAGTACAATGACCATTTTAATGAGCCCGTGCATAGCTTTACGTTGCTGACCCATAATGCCGATGATGAGCCTTTTATGAGTCAGTTTCACAAACCCCAAAAAGAAAAACGTTCGATATATTTGGTAGCACCTGATAAACGCGAAAAGTACCTACAGGCGACACGCAGTCAAATTACCAACCTTATAAGTATCATAAAGGCTGATGACTTTAAATTTGAAGGGGTGTAAGTAGTTTATTGAAACGCAATTATCTATGATTCCGCTTATCTATTATTATCAATCGATAATGACTTTCCTAAGATTGTCTTAAGTTTCATCTGTTGTAATACGCTCATGACACAGTCACGGTGGATGCTTCATTAACTATAGAGAGGCATCCGCACGCTGACTTACTAGACGCTATTTATACTGTAGTAAGCTTAAGGAATCTCTCATCATGAACCAAGAATCTAGCAAAAATGACCTAAAAAATCTCGCTAACTCTAATTTTTCAGCCTCTGAATCCGTTATTGCTTCTAAGCAACCATTACAAGTGAAGGTCTGGGACATTTTAGTCAGGTTTACTCACTGGGCAGTTGCCGCCGGTGTCATTGCCAACTTAGCCTTTACCGAAGATGGTAGCGATATTCACCAGTATGTCGGTTATACAGTAGTGGCGTTGGTAGTAATACGCCTTTTATGGGGACTGGTAGGCACTAAATATGCCCGTTTCAGCGACTTCTTTCCGACACCCACACTAGTTAAAAACCATCTAAATGAGCTTAAAGCCCAACATCTTAATAATCAAAGTGTTAAAACTGAGCATTTGGGTCATAATCCCTTAGGGGCACTGATGATGTTTGCCCTTTGGGGTGCTATCATCGGTCTAGGATTGTCCGGTTATTTGATGGAATCACGAGTACTAGGAAACAAAGATTTGTTTGAAGGCATTCATGAAGTATTGGCAAATAGCTTATATGTGTTAGTGCCACTGCATGTGATATCGGCCATCGTTATGAGCCGTCTACAAAAGCAAAACCTTGTCAAATCCATGGTTACTGGTAATAAAACAGTTAATAAAACTGAATAAAGTTAAAATTGTATTTATCGTTAGGTGTTATCTAGTTTAAAGAAAGTGGCTAGAATAAGGACTCTTATGGCACGGGTATTATTAATAGAAGACGACAGCACTATTGCAGAAGGCTTAATCTTAGGCCTCAAAAACCATGGCATAATGGTGGACTGGTTCAGTGATGCAAAGCTGGGAGAATTGGCGCTGCAAGAGTCGATGTTTGATGCTGTGTTGTTAGACTTGACGTTGCCAAATGGTGATGGGATGTCGGTCTTAAAGAGCTGGCGTGACAAGAAGATAGATACGCCGGTGTTGATTATTACGGCTCGTGATGCCATTGCTAATAGGGTGGCCGGACTTAATGCTGGTGCAGATGATTATCTGGTCAAACCGTTTGCGCTCGATGAGGTAATTGCGAGGCTACAAGCATTAATGCGCCGCAGTCAAGGTCGAATCTATCCTGAAATTCGCTTTGGAGAGTTGGTCTATTATCCTCACAGTCAGCAAGTGACTTATCAAGGACAGTCGATTGACTTGACCACAAAAGAGGTGGCCATATTGGAGCAAATGATGACTCAGCCACAAAAGATTCATAATCGGGCCAGCTTAGAGGACAAACTCTATGGTTGGCAACAAGATATTGAGAGTAATGCTATCGAGGTTCATATTCATCATTTGCGTAAAAAACTGGGCAATGATTTTATCTTGACCAAGCGCGGCATTGGCTATTATTTAAATCCTAGCTATCAGCACAGTCCTGCTCAGTAAGTTGTCTTTTATTTATTGAGCTATATTTATTAAGCTTTATTGAGTTGTATTTATTGAGCCAAATTTATCGACTGATAGCGCTAGCCTAGAATCCCTATATGAAAAGTATTCAGCAACGACTGTTAACCTCATTATTAATCGGCTTGCCACTGTTGTGGCTATTAACGTCAAGCTTTGTGGCTTGGCGTTTTTGGCATGAAATCAGTGAAATTAATGACACTCAGATTACTCAAGTGGCACGCTATTTGGTAAGTATCGCCAGTGATGAGGACCTTGAAGGGGACTACGAGAAAAAGAAACAAGAAAATAAGAAATATAAGTCAAAGAGTGATGACCATGACAAACAAGAGGGTTCCGAGAAGGATAAAGATGACGCTGACTATGAGGATGACCATCACAATGCTAGGATCTATAAATTAAAGCAGAGCGAGCTGTTAGGTAATTTAGGTGACGCAAAAGATGACTATATGGGATTTGCGATTTGGGATAGCAAAGGTCGATTGCTGATGGCGGATGAAAACGGTGAATCTTTTGCTTTTATAGCCGATCAACAGGGATTTTTGGAGCGAAAAAACAGAGCCTATCGACGTTTGAACCCTTTTAGTCGGCGGTGGCGATTGTTTTATATTCACGATGATAACTTTAGTCAGCACGATGGCCGAGTGATTGCCGTCGGTCAAAACCTCAAAGTACGTCGAGAGATGATTGTTAATACTTTAATGTTGCAAATTTTGCCAATGTCGCTTGGATTATTGGCGTTTATAGGATTGGTGATCTGGTCGGTTCGACGCGGTTTTGCGCCCTTAACTAAGATTAGTGAGACGTTAAGCACCCACCTACCGCAAGATGCCAGTCCTATTGACGCTGAAGTGCCTAAGGAAATTCAGCCGTTGGTCACTGCTCTAAATGCGCTATTTGTCAAAGTGGCCGATACCTTAGAGCGTGAACAACGCTTTACAGCCGATGCCTCACATGAGCTTCGCAGTCCTTTAACCGCACTCAAATTACAAATAGACCTGCTACAACAAAAATTAATGCAACAGCAAATATCACAAGCCAATGAGGCGACGCTCGATGATGATCTGCTTTATCATACCCAGCGCATTAGCGAGGGTATCGATAGAGCAAATCACTTAGTAGAGCAACTGCTAGCCCTGGCCAAACTTGCCCCACAGCAGCAGCTACCAAAATCAGAGTTACAGCAAGTAGACTGGTTAAGTCTGACCAACGAGGTGTTGTCTTATAGCAACCGTCAAGCCAGAGAGAAGAACATTCAATTAAAGCGCTCAATTGACGGGGATAATGCGGCTGATATCCTACCCATTGAGATCAATCCTACCTTATTCAAATTACTGCTGCGTAATCTAATAGATAATGCGATTCGCTATAGTCCTGAGGGCAGTGTGGTTGAACTGAAATTAAGCCCACGGTCCATTACCGTTATCGATAATGGACCTGGCGCGCCTGCTGATCAGCTACACAGATTAAGCGAACGCTTCTATCGCCCAGCTGGACAAAACCAGCGGGGTAGTGGCCTAGGACTGTCTATCGTTCATCAGATTGCAGAGCTT
This window contains:
- a CDS encoding HNH endonuclease, which produces MGHPNHLSPLTAPSADFQIDFLRNLQWLLESSSYNTTYKFALIIALSNLSIESGISDQRSLTLSYEQIAEQFIALYWRQTMPFSAEDSSSVLSQTVNRGQIKVINSILELQKNSSSSLLKAQKVNPKAWNRAINQIVRILKDNPIERLQLADQKIERDFLYNFDNDLVTLKPGITYCFSRFNQIVLKLCQQYWADFVRNNRNNKDLFSDDIDLQGFLFDQPRQNLGALVPILYDIQQGQCFYCHKLLKNHQQVDHFIPWSKYPIDTTHNFVLADNKCNNNKRDYLAEERFYEQWLSRNQRYGGQIANETKSMGFISNQ
- a CDS encoding COG4315 family predicted lipoprotein; this encodes MKALLITSVIAGTMAFSGCTTLKNVAGEDSSGTHDVHAMQNNSAPVTKMNGVLVDSTNHMTLYTYDKDEPNKSNCGKACLVAWPAFLAPKASTTNGKFTTIKRDDGKYQWAMNGKPLYFYANDTKPGDKNGDGKFGTWDVVKAQ
- a CDS encoding SOS response-associated peptidase family protein, whose protein sequence is MCSNFEPASPKQIESIVNQQLELDFNYKKRVYPKDFCPILIPTVDGVKVVKGHFGLSPKWASNPVDYATYNARLESIEDKKTFKPAYTHNQFCLVPMSAFMEPYYPSGDSDNNEWQRIYQTNGEPFTIAGMYEYNDHFNEPVHSFTLLTHNADDEPFMSQFHKPQKEKRSIYLVAPDKREKYLQATRSQITNLISIIKADDFKFEGV
- a CDS encoding cytochrome b/b6 domain-containing protein — its product is MNQESSKNDLKNLANSNFSASESVIASKQPLQVKVWDILVRFTHWAVAAGVIANLAFTEDGSDIHQYVGYTVVALVVIRLLWGLVGTKYARFSDFFPTPTLVKNHLNELKAQHLNNQSVKTEHLGHNPLGALMMFALWGAIIGLGLSGYLMESRVLGNKDLFEGIHEVLANSLYVLVPLHVISAIVMSRLQKQNLVKSMVTGNKTVNKTE
- a CDS encoding response regulator, translated to MARVLLIEDDSTIAEGLILGLKNHGIMVDWFSDAKLGELALQESMFDAVLLDLTLPNGDGMSVLKSWRDKKIDTPVLIITARDAIANRVAGLNAGADDYLVKPFALDEVIARLQALMRRSQGRIYPEIRFGELVYYPHSQQVTYQGQSIDLTTKEVAILEQMMTQPQKIHNRASLEDKLYGWQQDIESNAIEVHIHHLRKKLGNDFILTKRGIGYYLNPSYQHSPAQ
- a CDS encoding ATP-binding protein; the protein is MKSIQQRLLTSLLIGLPLLWLLTSSFVAWRFWHEISEINDTQITQVARYLVSIASDEDLEGDYEKKKQENKKYKSKSDDHDKQEGSEKDKDDADYEDDHHNARIYKLKQSELLGNLGDAKDDYMGFAIWDSKGRLLMADENGESFAFIADQQGFLERKNRAYRRLNPFSRRWRLFYIHDDNFSQHDGRVIAVGQNLKVRREMIVNTLMLQILPMSLGLLAFIGLVIWSVRRGFAPLTKISETLSTHLPQDASPIDAEVPKEIQPLVTALNALFVKVADTLEREQRFTADASHELRSPLTALKLQIDLLQQKLMQQQISQANEATLDDDLLYHTQRISEGIDRANHLVEQLLALAKLAPQQQLPKSELQQVDWLSLTNEVLSYSNRQAREKNIQLKRSIDGDNAADILPIEINPTLFKLLLRNLIDNAIRYSPEGSVVELKLSPRSITVIDNGPGAPADQLHRLSERFYRPAGQNQRGSGLGLSIVHQIAELHGLQLKFGNRPLPETGFVVTVSLPEAK